In Plasmodium reichenowi strain SY57 chromosome 1, whole genome shotgun sequence, the following are encoded in one genomic region:
- a CDS encoding hypothetical protein (conserved Plasmodium protein, unknown function), producing MYIQYRLFSEKSLWRLLEIKKNDNYIFVSELKSILCKQSNINYNNKIDICFSVYKEGDDFEDYDSGNNNNNNNNKNNNNNNNNNNNNINNNNNINNNNNNNNNNNDKVSDQGNKNNLLFYNKSVYGNINNNSNDNSYNNNEKNINFLNNDDKIYSGTKILIHRQVKKKNNITDVITHKAKKEIIINAEEKQKINIPQEFLCKLCNYLLFESYIIVCNNNCGYSVCRSCLLFYILNCGIKENEKKMNYIDINMLNSDNIIKCPICHGILKYGILNKKMELTIKKFVEERKDIDSYNLSIEERNNRYIKILDRLNIENIDHLSIDKKNKKSFFENHIFKHIEQKYIHSLKTQDNKTVHEKNEEPKLINHFLYLMDNYKLNCIKEYGMLYVDFNNYLFDSIQKINLKCIYEQQLNENKNESTLDINIDDDTYKNMDSSLIKDNMNDHHHDNSTNHNVDVSSGVDHIKGELIQNSLLKVKVKSEEYGESSVKGATNDHFNYLSMLKNMSSYLTSRVEDDKVDGMVRVKEEDPGDVNSINGDNNVGKKNNMEKNNNMEKKNNMEKNNNMEKKNNMEKNNNMEKNNNMEKKNNMDKGTEEVDEFNECMYNKTKTYIIPISFVGGETSYSLIGIYVVKDLYMRTDEKEKDTLYNNLPSSSRCLLNRDNNNNNNNNDGDSFVESFLQKWFHYEHPKEKKLGNIFEKLKSGNIFNVECINKYEKTCFFPARKQPIYTIINTKRQKTKKKTNIEIGLDFKKFKDVVISVDNYIKYGSRPTNYEPRKEKIQGVNISSGNNNNNNNDNMEINENDNVGKEHETNIRDNSFNEEKDTLHNLVDIQNEQDDLLTCSINLQHHFKDIYETLYDTSIIPISINDNFNVNNPYVNYCALLPFLTKKDFYLFRKLQRIYKEKYLKKLYKHVKQNNLNINIFLNAVNAMYFATIKKDYY from the coding sequence atgtatatacaATATAGATTATTTAGCGAGAAGAGTCTCTGGAGGCTTCttgaaattaaaaagaatgaTAATTACATATTTGTTAGCGAGTTAAAAAGTATTTTGTGTAAACAgagtaatataaattacaacaataaaatagatatttgtttttctGTTTATAAAGAGGGAGACGATTTTGAGGACTATGATAgtggtaataataataataataacaataataaaaataataataacaataataacaataataacaataatatcaataataacaataatatcaataataataataataataataataataataacgaTAAGGTGAGTGATcaaggaaataaaaataatttgttattttaCAACAAATCTGTTTACGggaatataaataataatagtaatgataatagttataataataatgaaaagaatattaattttttaaacaatGATGATAAGATTTATAGTGGTACAAAGATATTAATTCATAGAcaagttaaaaaaaagaataatataacagATGTTATTACACATAAAGcaaaaaaggaaataattataaatgcTGAAGAAAAacagaaaataaatattccACAAGAATTTTTATGTAAGTTATGTAATTATCTTTTATTCGAAtcttatattattgtttgtaataataattgtgGTTATTCCGTATGTAGAAgttgtttattattttatattttaaattgtggaataaaagaaaacgagaaaaaaatgaattatatagATATTAACATGTTGAATAgtgataatataataaaatgtcCAATATGCCATGGTATATTAAAGTATGGTAtcttaaataaaaaaatggaattaacaataaaaaagttCGTTGAAGAAAGAAAAGATATTGattcttataatttatctatcgaagaaagaaataatagatatataaaaattcttGATAGattaaatatagaaaatattgATCATTTATCTAttgacaaaaaaaataaaaaaagttttttcgagaatcatatatttaaacatatcgaacagaaatatattcattcaCTTAAAACTCAGGATAACAAAACTGTgcatgaaaaaaatgaagaaccaaaattaataaatcactttttatatcttaTGGATAATTATAAGTTAAACTGCATCAAGGAATATGGAATGTTATATGTagattttaataattatttatttgattcTATACAAAAGATTAACCTGAAGTGTATCTACGAGCAACAATTAAATgagaataaaaatgaatcCACTctagatataaatattgatGATGATACTTATAAGAATATGGATTCATCTTTAATAAAggataatatgaatgacCATCACCATGATAATTCTACTAATCATAATGTAGATGTTAGTTCAGGTGTGGACCATATAAAGGGGGAATTAATTCAGAACAGCTTGCTGAAGGTGAAGGTAAAGAGTGAGGAATATGGAGAATCAAGTGTGAAGGGAGCTACAAATGATCACTTTAATTATCTTAGTATGTTGAAAAATATGTCTAGTTATCTTACCAGTAGGGTTGAAGATGATAAAGTTGATGGTATGGTAAGGGTCAAAGAGGAGGATCCAGGAGATGTGAATAGTATAAatggtgataataatgtgggaaaaaaaaataatatggaaaaaaataataatatggaaaaaaaaaataatatggaaaaaaataataatatggaaaaaaaaaataatatggaaaaaaataataatatggaaaaaaataataatatggaaaaaaaaaataatatggataaGGGGACAGAGGAGGTAGATGAGTTTAACGAATGTATGTATAACAAAACCAAAACGTATATCATACCGATATCGTTTGTAGGTGGAGAAACGTCTTATAGCTTGATAGGTATATATGTAGTTaaagatttatatatgaggactgatgaaaaagaaaaggatacgttatataataatttgcCATCTTCAAGTAGATGTTTGTTAAATAgagataataataataataataataataatgatggAGATTCATTTGTTGAATCCTTTTTACAGAAATGGTTTCATTATGAACATCCGAAGGAGAAGAAGTTGggtaatatatttgaaaagTTAAAGAGTggtaatatttttaatgtggagtgtattaataaatatgagAAGACATGTTTTTTTCCAGCAAGAAAACAGCctatatatacaataataaatacGAAAAGACAGAAAAcgaaaaagaaaacaaatATAGAAATTGGTTTGGatttcaaaaaatttaaagaTGTCGTAATAAGTGttgataattatattaaatatggTAGTAGACCGACGAATTATGAACCTCGAAAAGAAAAGATACAAGGGGTAAATATAAGTTCAGgaaataacaataataataataatgataatatggagataaatgaaaatgacAATGTAGGAAAAGAACATGAAACAAATATTAGAGataattcatttaatgAAGAAAAGGATACGTTACATAATTTAGTAGATATACAAAATGAACAGGATGATTTATTAACATGTTCAATAAATTTACAACATCAttttaaagatatatatgagACTTTATATGATACAAGTATAATACCTATCTCTATAAATGACAATTTTAATGTTAATAATCCTTATGTAAATTATTGTGCTTTACTTCCATTTCTGACGAAAAAggatttttatttatttagGAAACTACAacgtatatataaagaaaaatatttaaaaaaactCTACAAACATGTTAAACAGAATAAtctaaatataaacatttttcTTAATGCAGTCAACGCTATGTATTTTGCTACAATTAAAAAGGATTACTACTGA
- a CDS encoding zinc-carboxypeptidase, putative: protein MLLEGNEENKRQGDKPFEDLSLFSFKNNEQCYDNIKMQQAILNSSYEKNVKNIVKVVYHEDCKLLYENTDIHVELPSIVYDRNRNKNNDVVNKWDKKKDDDYTNKCNQYNDDDYTNKCNQYNDDDYTNKCNQYNDVRKITNLKYFINNNWKNINLINEKLFLKNLKELEEILNYNFLHICKNKCKQYNKKRKNERHFSYHDNFLSHYIIYKKNKFIKHNKNVHIDGNHYDAHESTNTCDDVTTREKHNNKNNNMKYCLNKYPYDNMNEPLNLSCTWYEKKIENIYCLNIPGYKYKYKYICPSMSKMNDEKIKELYIPKGHILFNSKFESGNLKYVIKEENDKEVYSLFLNQDIRMNEKKNQWFYFSASYVPNEYYTNELYKMKMCNKDINHIGDNMNVVYNYMNSTGNNINNIVNNLDSTVNYMNSAGDNINNIVNNLDSTVNYMNSTGDNINDIVNNLDSTVNYMNSTGNYLNRKNNNHLGYTNWRGQRCMNQYLNDINNDEIDTNLDGNRKYSLDACDKFTVRNVRKLEKPFTVRFKIENMAKPFFLYKYGHSPLSFSECKHKIENIQWERNTYDIKYIKNSSCKHYNIKKNSMEYYNYNTYTLEFSYDFTYAYDTVYFASSYPYTYSYLNEYLCLIRSLLKDHPTINYIEERLCKTSCGLDCPVLCITNYDRMEEYNKEELKESVEKKKNIVEVNNTCDGKLVDGMDISSNAIRKEIKKKRYILTSKKLDKNKVVNNLFVDMKNGCTSECTEGCTSGCTKGCTNGCTKGCTSGCTNGCANGYTNGYTNEYTNGYTNEYTNGYTNEYPNEYSNDNMCKECLDIKNICYQEEKEKYDIIKYNDDKDYSHNCCYEECYDMKREKNKFVCCSSDKCNSFLNEQIKRRRSIIGLNILRNRKKCCKNKMYTSNDFMKTFESLLKKVYVCKRENKKNNGTKIIKRFEEKCDNNLLFKRKDEKRSLCPCPKKKRKKKKIIVLTARVHPGETNSSYAIHGFITFIISNNIYAHILREKFIFIIIPMLNIDGVILGHNRYCYNGFDLNRQWSNPIAYIHPTIYSAKLLMKNISESNKIIFFCDFHSHSRKYNCFIFGNEGSYNYVKNKKMCEVFPEIFSHTLPWFALVDTVYKGDNENKGSARLISGKEFSLDCSYTFEISLFGIQIRKDFNIMYNEKKDIFYVQNYFEGYQNRGDNIKGDDNIKGDNNIKRDDNIKGDGNFQRDDNIKGDGNFQRDDNIKGDGNFQRDDNIKGDGNFQRDDIYDKMNKHYINNNYYYDKNSYDFLYFDENLLFMTGVSFGICLFKFINFLSYHKSSIYRRTCEEKEKEDISTETCSMLCVNNKDDEEECNEAKKENHHTFKTGNSLEFNKEEEHLLSDTHRMVNTFLCNSMNKNKKEYKNILNKYGFIKLKSSKKHIEEVKRIRKLKKKKYMVKEVYELGRKIKQNKYYHNYLFGLYKVNINDVIRLLNKINMDDHNGKYKGPGFNNSLDMKKKIQNKNESKTENKSKSKNKSKNKSKSKNKSKNKSKSKNKSKSKRKKVIVIL from the coding sequence TTGTTATTAGAAGGAAATGAAGAGAATAAAAGACAAGGAGACAAACCATTTGAGgatttatctttattttcatttaaaaataatgaacagtgttatgataatataaaaatgcAGCAAGCCATTTTGAATTCAtcttatgaaaaaaatgtaaaaaatatagttAAGGTAGTATATCATGAAGATTGTAAATTGttatatgaaaatacaGATATACACGTTGAACTTCCGTCTATAGTATATGATAGAAATAGgaacaaaaataatgatgtCGTAAATAAATgggataaaaaaaaagatgatgattatacaaataaatgtaatcaatataatgatgatgattatacaaataaatgtaaTCAATATAATGACGATGATTATACGAATAAATGTAATCAATATAATGATGTTAGAAAAATTacaaatttaaaatattttattaataataactggaaaaatataaatttgattaatgaaaaattatttttgaaaaatttaAAGGAACTCGAAGAAATActaaattataattttttgcatatatgtaaaaataaatgtaaacaatataataagaaaagaaaaaatgaaagacATTTCTCTTATCACGATAATTTTCTTAGTCATTATATAatctataaaaaaaataaatttataaaacacaataaaaatgtacataTCGATGGTAATCATTATGATGCTCATGAGAGTACTAACACATGCGATGATGTGACAACAAGagaaaaacataataataaaaataataatatgaagTATTGTCTAAATAAATATCcatatgataatatgaacGAACCTTTGAATTTATCTTGTACATGGTACGAAAAgaaaatagaaaatatatactgCCTAAATATACCaggatataaatataaatataaatatatttgcCCTTCAATGAGCAAAATgaatgatgaaaaaataaaagaattatatataccaaaaggacatatattatttaattcaaAATTCGAATCTggaaatttaaaatatgtaataaagGAAGAAAATGACAAAGAAGTGTATTCCTTATTCCTTAATCAGGATATACGAATGAACGAGAAAAAAAACCAGTGGTTCTATTTCAGTGCTAGTTATGTTCcaaatgaatattatacGAATgagttatataaaatgaaaatgtgtaataaagatattaatCATATAGGGGATAATATGAACGTTGTGTATAATTACATGAACAGTACaggtaataatataaacaatattGTAAATAATTTGGATAGCACTGTAAATTACATGAACAGCGCAggtgataatataaacaatattGTAAATAATTTGGATAGCACTGTAAATTACATGAACAGTACAggtgataatataaatgatattGTAAATAATTTGGATAGCACTGTAAATTACATGAACAGTACAGGTAATTACCTAAATAGaaagaataataatcaCCTTGGCTATACTAATTGGAGGGGACAAAGGTGCATGAATCAATATTTGAATGACATAAATAATGACGAAATAGATACCAATTTAGATGGGAATAGAAAATATTCGTTAGACGCATGTGATAAATTTACTGTTAGAAATGTAAGGAAGTTAGAGAAACCATTTACTGTTAGATttaaaatagaaaatatgGCCAAgcctttttttttatataaatatggtCATTCGCCTTTATCCTTTTCAGAATGTAAGCATAAAATAGAGAATATACAATGGGAAAGAAATacatatgatataaaatatataaaaaacagTTCATGTAAgcattataatataaaaaaaaatagtatggaatattataattataatacgTATACTTTAGAATTTAGTTATGATTTTACGTATGCATATGATACAGTATACTTTGCAAGTAGTTATCCATATACGTATTCTTATTTGaatgaatatttatgtttGATAAGAAGTTTGTTGAAGGATCACCCTAcaattaattatatagaaGAAAGGTTGTGCAAAACATCATGTGGACTTGATTGCCCAGTTTTATGTATAACAAATTATGATAGGATggaagaatataataaagaagaattaaaagaaagtgtagaaaagaaaaaaaacattgTAGAAGTGAACAATACATGTGATGGAAAATTGGTTGATGGAATGGATATAAGTAGTAATGCTATAAGAAAGGAGATTAAGAAGAAAaggtatatattaacaagTAAAAAATtggataaaaataaagtggtaaataatttatttgttgATATGAAAAATGGATGTACAAGTGAATGTACAGAAGGATGTACAAGTGGATGTACAAAAGGATGTACAAATGGATGTACAAAAGGATGTACAAGTGGATGTACAAATGGATGTGCAAATGGATATACAAATGGATATACAAATGAATATACAAATGGATATACAAATGAATATACAAATGGATATACAAATGAATATCCAAATGAATATtcaaatgataatatgtGTAAAGAATGTttagatataaaaaatatatgttatcaagaggaaaaagaaaaatatgatataataaaatataatgatgataagGATTATTCTCATAATTGTTGTTATGAAGAATGTTATGATATgaaaagagaaaaaaataaatttgttTGCTGTTCAAGTGACAAATgtaattcatttttaaatgaaCAGATAAAAAGACGAAGGAGTATAATTGGTTTGAATATTTTAcgaaatagaaaaaaatgttgtaaaaataaaatgtatacatCTAATGATTTTATGAAGACTTTTGAGagtttattaaaaaaggtTTATGTTTGCAAAAGAGagaataagaaaaataatggaacgaaaataataaaaagattTGAAGAGAAGtgtgataataatttgttatttaaaagaaagGATGAAAAAAGAAGTTTGTGCCCTTgtccaaaaaaaaagagaaaaaaaaaaaaaataattgtGTTAACAGCTAGAGTACATCCAGGAGAAACCAATTCGAGTTATGCAATACATGgatttattacatttattatatctaataatatatatgcacATATATTACGTGAGaagtttatatttataataataccTATGTTAAATATTGATGGTGTTATTCTGGGACATAATCGATATTGTTATAATGGTTTTGATTTAAATAGGCAATGGTCTAATCCGATAGCATATATTCATCCTACAATTTATTCAGCAAAATTgttaatgaaaaatattagtGAGAGTAATAagattatatttttctgtGATTTTCATAGTCATTCTCgaaaatataattgttttatatttggAAATGAGGGTagttataattatgtaaagaataaaaaaatgtgtGAAGTTTTCCCAGAAATATTTTCTCACACATTACCTTGGTTTGCTCTTGTTGACACTGTATATAAAGGAGATAATGAGAACAAGGGGAGCGCAAGATTGATTAGTGGTAAGGAGTTTTCCCTTGATTGTAGTTATACGTTTGAGATTTCTTTGTTTGGTATACAGATAAGGAAGgattttaatataatgtataatgagaaaaaggatatattttatgtacaaaattattttgaaGGGTATCAAAATAGGGGTGACAATATAAAAGGggatgataatataaaaggggataataatataaaaagggatgataatataaaaggaGATGGTAATTTCCAGcgtgatgataatataaaaggaGATGGTAATTTCCAGcgtgatgataatataaaaggGGATGGTAATTTCCAGcgtgatgataatataaaaggGGATGGTAATTTCCAACGtgatgatatatatgacaaaatgaataagcattacattaataataattattattatgataagAATAGCTATgactttttatatttcgATGAAAATCTTTTATTCATGACGGGTGTTAGTTTTGGTATATGTCTTTTTAAgtttattaattttttatcatatcaTAAATCTTCTATATATAGAAGAACATGTGAAGAAAAAGAGAAGGAGGATATTTCGACAGAAACGTGTAGTATGTTATGtgtaaataataaggatgatgaagaagaatGTAACGAAGCAAAGAAAGAAAACCATCATACTTTCAAGACAGGAAATAGTTTGGAGTTTAATAAAGAGGAAGAGCATTTATTAAGTGATACTCATCGTATGGTAAATACCTTTTTATGTAATAgtatgaataaaaataaaaaggaatataagaatattttaaataagtatggttttataaaattgaaGAGTAGTAAAAAACATATTGAAGAGGTGAAGAGAATAAGaaagttaaaaaaaaaaaaatatatggtAAAAGAGGTTTATGAGTTaggaagaaaaataaaacaaaacaaatattatcataattatctgtttggtttatataaagtaaatattaatgatgTAATACGTTTATTAAATAAGATAAACATGGATGATCATAATGGTAAGTATAAAGGTCCTGGTTTTAATAATTCCTTGgatatgaagaaaaaaatacaaaataaaaatgaaagtaaaactgaaaataaaagtaaaagtaaaaataaaagtaaaaataaaagtaaaagtaaaaataaaagtaaaaataaaagtaaaagtaaaaataaaagtaaaagtAAACGAAAAAAGGTTATTGTTATATTGtaa